Proteins co-encoded in one Candidatus Poribacteria bacterium genomic window:
- a CDS encoding GMC family oxidoreductase N-terminal domain-containing protein, with the protein MKNKNYSHLTRRQFIKSGLTGLAIGSSVGISGCDTMGILLPTATPTETEDDVPALIIGSGFGGAVTALRLGESGIRTMVLEQGRRWDTPFSRNIPPDGRSTWLRNKTILPFGPEFSIQKYTGVLDRVDYPNMKVYRGTAVGGGSIVYGGISIEAPEELFYKVFPSEVSYTELQPYYDRVRDMLRISTVPADIEQEPHYEYARVFAKHAANAGLETTSIGQAADWDIIRSEIAGTILPSAIIGEMLYGGNSDYKNSLDRNYLPMAEATGYVTIHPLHRAINIRQHNSGKYAVTVENIDETGKVLQTKEITTMYIFFAAGAIGTTELLVKARHTGSLGNLNEMVGKEWGTNGNVLFSRAVEESTGKMQGGPVITGVSDYGNTQIPASVESVFLPIVHDCRCLLQLLIGLDTERGEFSYDLIRNKVVLNWSPTGNARAASAAADFTARMNAANGGTLGISEGVPFSIPDVSQILHISPWVAW; encoded by the coding sequence ATGAAAAACAAAAATTATAGCCACCTAACACGTAGGCAATTTATAAAAAGCGGTTTAACGGGGCTCGCAATAGGCAGCAGTGTAGGAATCTCAGGATGTGATACGATGGGTATTCTCTTACCCACAGCAACCCCGACAGAAACCGAAGATGATGTTCCAGCACTGATTATCGGTAGTGGTTTTGGCGGTGCGGTGACGGCGTTGCGGCTCGGCGAGTCCGGGATCCGTACGATGGTATTGGAGCAAGGCAGGCGTTGGGATACACCGTTTTCTCGAAACATCCCACCAGATGGTCGCTCCACATGGCTGAGAAATAAAACGATTTTGCCGTTCGGTCCAGAGTTCTCTATTCAAAAATATACCGGTGTGTTGGATCGGGTCGACTACCCGAACATGAAAGTATACCGAGGGACAGCCGTAGGTGGCGGATCTATCGTATACGGCGGCATCAGCATTGAGGCACCTGAAGAACTATTTTATAAGGTTTTTCCGTCTGAGGTCTCCTACACAGAGCTGCAACCCTACTATGACCGCGTGCGGGATATGCTGCGCATTTCGACGGTTCCTGCGGATATTGAGCAAGAGCCACACTACGAGTATGCCCGTGTGTTTGCAAAGCACGCAGCGAACGCCGGATTAGAGACTACCTCTATAGGGCAGGCAGCGGATTGGGATATAATTCGTTCAGAAATCGCTGGTACGATACTCCCTTCTGCTATCATTGGAGAGATGTTGTACGGGGGCAACAGCGATTACAAAAACAGTTTGGATCGAAATTATTTGCCGATGGCTGAAGCGACAGGTTATGTAACCATCCATCCATTGCATCGCGCTATCAATATTAGACAACACAATAGCGGAAAATACGCAGTGACCGTCGAAAATATAGATGAGACGGGTAAGGTGCTACAAACCAAAGAAATTACCACGATGTATATCTTCTTTGCCGCAGGTGCTATCGGAACAACAGAACTTTTGGTCAAAGCACGACATACGGGTAGTTTGGGCAACTTAAATGAGATGGTTGGTAAGGAGTGGGGAACCAATGGGAACGTTCTATTTTCTCGCGCTGTGGAAGAATCGACAGGCAAGATGCAAGGTGGACCGGTTATCACAGGCGTTAGCGATTATGGCAATACACAGATCCCTGCGTCCGTAGAATCTGTATTTTTACCCATCGTGCACGACTGTCGCTGTTTACTACAACTTCTGATAGGTTTAGATACGGAGCGTGGCGAATTCTCCTATGACTTGATCCGTAATAAAGTTGTCCTGAATTGGTCGCCAACAGGCAATGCGCGTGCCGCAAGCGCAGCGGCAGATTTCACAGCGCGTATGAACGCTGCTAACGGTGGAACGCTCGGTATTTCTGAAGGTGTGCCTTTCTCGATACCGGATGTGTCGCAGATTTTACATATCAGCCCTTGGGTGGCATGGTGA
- a CDS encoding GMC oxidoreductase has translation MGKACDFYGRVHGYPRMYVMDGSLLPGSCATANPSLTIAAFAERNIERILTDDLTMNREKREKREIDR, from the coding sequence ATGGGGAAAGCCTGTGATTTCTACGGGCGCGTACACGGGTATCCGAGGATGTATGTTATGGACGGATCGTTGTTACCGGGTTCTTGTGCGACAGCGAATCCATCCTTGACGATTGCGGCTTTCGCTGAGCGCAATATCGAGAGAATCCTAACCGATGATTTGACAATGAATCGTGAAAAAAGAGAAAAAAGAGAGATAGATCGGTGA
- a CDS encoding Uma2 family endonuclease, which translates to MAETQQNQPRPKLPSAQHTLLTAEDLWKQPDDGYRYELVKGVIRRMPPAGFEHGIRAAKIGRHLDAHVEKHKLGYVCGAETGFKIAQNPDTVRAPDAAFVRQAIIDERGISKGYWEGAPDLAVEVISPGDTYTEVAEKVDEWLNAGCAMVWVVNPRRETVEVYRSPEDITILHGDDILDGGNVIEGFQCRIGDLFI; encoded by the coding sequence ATGGCAGAAACACAACAGAATCAACCAAGACCCAAATTGCCATCAGCGCAACACACACTTTTAACAGCTGAGGATCTGTGGAAACAACCTGATGATGGGTATCGGTATGAATTGGTGAAAGGGGTCATACGTAGAATGCCACCTGCTGGATTTGAACACGGGATCCGAGCGGCTAAAATTGGAAGACATCTTGACGCGCACGTTGAAAAGCATAAATTAGGCTACGTTTGTGGTGCTGAAACGGGATTTAAGATTGCCCAAAATCCAGACACTGTGCGTGCGCCAGATGCTGCGTTTGTTCGCCAAGCCATAATTGATGAACGGGGTATTTCAAAGGGCTATTGGGAAGGAGCACCCGATCTTGCGGTTGAAGTCATCTCTCCAGGCGATACCTACACTGAAGTCGCAGAAAAGGTAGACGAATGGTTAAATGCCGGGTGTGCGATGGTGTGGGTTGTGAATCCGCGTCGAGAAACTGTAGAAGTGTACCGGTCCCCTGAAGACATCACCATTCTGCATGGAGACGACATCCTTGATGGCGGCAACGTTATTGAAGGGTTTCAGTGCAGGATTGGTGACCTATTTATCTGA
- a CDS encoding mandelate racemase/muconate lactonizing enzyme family protein, whose product MQNYPVDIKIIKIEQVTVEIDQPAIGCNSGAKEIKQPGPNGKWHERLIRIYTNDGTLGWGVGNWAAASAKDAEAVLNRNPFDLLNPEDGVVEEFRGLENALWDIIGKILDKPAYQLMGSDVNSNGLPAYDSTIYFNDLLYETKAEGLKRIEDDVKSSLANGFTACKMKIGRGNHLMERSAGLQRDIELVQLARSTAGEDFNILVDANNAYTYDEVITFLNETSNCDVFWIEEMFEEDVELYRNLKAFIQDKGLKTFIADGETRTREPLEFYDPFFEAGVIDVIQHDMKGLGVTGWRRLADMAAAHDVQCAPHNWGSLLGFFLSLQFAKTIPHFLYGEVATLTSDVIDTSGYTFTGGTFTVPDTPGLGLELNEDVYDDRYAGKEDWQIS is encoded by the coding sequence ATGCAGAATTATCCCGTCGACATCAAGATTATCAAAATTGAGCAGGTTACCGTCGAGATTGACCAACCCGCAATCGGTTGCAACTCTGGTGCGAAAGAGATAAAACAGCCCGGCCCGAATGGAAAGTGGCATGAGCGCCTTATCCGTATCTATACCAACGATGGGACGCTCGGATGGGGGGTTGGCAATTGGGCAGCAGCGTCCGCTAAAGATGCCGAAGCCGTACTTAATCGAAATCCGTTTGACCTCTTGAACCCTGAAGATGGGGTTGTTGAAGAATTTCGCGGGCTTGAAAATGCACTCTGGGATATTATCGGCAAAATTCTCGATAAACCTGCCTATCAACTCATGGGCAGTGATGTTAATTCAAATGGATTACCTGCTTACGACAGCACTATCTACTTCAACGATCTCCTCTACGAGACCAAAGCCGAAGGTCTCAAACGGATTGAAGACGATGTTAAGAGCAGCCTCGCTAACGGGTTTACCGCATGCAAGATGAAAATCGGGCGGGGTAACCACCTCATGGAACGTTCAGCGGGTTTACAACGCGATATTGAGCTTGTCCAACTTGCACGTAGCACAGCAGGTGAAGATTTCAATATCCTCGTCGATGCAAACAACGCATATACCTATGACGAGGTCATTACCTTCCTCAATGAAACCAGCAATTGCGATGTCTTTTGGATCGAGGAGATGTTTGAAGAAGACGTTGAATTGTACCGCAACCTGAAAGCCTTCATCCAAGACAAGGGATTGAAAACCTTCATTGCCGATGGCGAAACCCGAACGCGTGAACCGCTTGAATTCTATGATCCGTTCTTTGAAGCGGGTGTTATTGATGTCATCCAGCACGATATGAAGGGACTCGGCGTTACTGGATGGCGGCGACTTGCGGATATGGCAGCTGCGCACGATGTCCAATGTGCACCGCATAACTGGGGTTCTCTGCTCGGTTTCTTCCTCAGTCTCCAATTCGCAAAAACCATCCCCCATTTCCTCTATGGCGAAGTCGCAACCCTCACCAGCGATGTAATTGATACCTCTGGCTACACCTTCACCGGTGGCACGTTCACAGTCCCGGATACTCCTGGACTCGGACTGGAACTCAATGAAGATGTCTACGATGACCGCTACGCCGGAAAGGAAGATTGGCAGATCTCCTAA
- a CDS encoding M14 family metallopeptidase, with the protein MIFFRSHCVNSVSLSRQRKADFQEIRATKLWNILGVLLICTVLLQGPTSAQLMAPEEVLGFQVGSDYQVAGWKTVSDYMRHVAANSDRVLVEELGKTTEGNALLMLLISTPENLENLARYQQIQRELAIPTKRSVELDALAQEGKAVVLINCNLHSTEIASSQMSMELAHQFATAETPRIKEILENVIILLIPSANPDGLNIVVDWYNRTVGTPHEGSEIPWLYHKYTGHDNNRDWFMLTQIETQLLTRVLYEEWFPEVVYDVHEMSYRGPRFVIPPYFEPVNPNIPPLLQRTLSLIGAQLAFDLTSDGFTGVLSSAVYDTWWHGGFRTVPYRHNMVGILTEAARVEIATPIFQPHHTLKGYRRGLDQYALRTNFPEPWPGGWWRLRNIVDYEKAAAFSILNFVAEHRVTLKTNFYKMGLNAIAKGQDEPPRAFLIPTEQRDIHTALKMLDILKRGGVQIHQANAPFTADGVEYPADTYVVLMSQPFRAHAKDLLEVQRYPERRPSPESPPERPYDIAGWTLPLQMGVRTIAVVHPFEADLAQLPMLPTMEGTLDGTPEPTSYLFENRTNAEALFLNHLFNARFGDDSPKYKLYSARRDVELAGKTLPRGAILIKTVEPPLQQIAELNALASEYGIHIHADASIDEENLGRIFSRVDAPRLGLYKPWTANMDEGWTRWVLDTHGFNYNSLTNAEIRAGNLARRYDAIILPDLGASGILNGHSAGKLPPEYTGGIGTEGLANLRTFVADGGTLICLNRATELPLKYFGLGEKGIVNVVEKNNQPNEDAFFCPGSLLRVRIDTRHPIGYGLDSEMAIFFKSGPVFDGVRGDSEAVATYPEFNPLMSGWLEGEKRIRQKVALLETLLGNGRVILFGFKPQHRGQSYGTFKLLFNAIYYSAISEDM; encoded by the coding sequence ATGATTTTTTTTCGTTCTCATTGTGTCAATTCTGTATCGCTATCTCGCCAACGGAAAGCAGATTTTCAGGAAATTAGAGCGACAAAGTTATGGAATATACTCGGTGTGTTGCTCATTTGCACGGTTTTGCTACAAGGACCAACATCCGCGCAGCTGATGGCACCAGAAGAGGTCCTCGGATTTCAGGTCGGTTCGGATTATCAAGTGGCAGGTTGGAAAACTGTTTCCGATTACATGCGCCATGTCGCAGCAAATTCAGATCGGGTTTTGGTGGAAGAACTCGGAAAAACAACCGAGGGCAATGCTCTTCTGATGCTGCTGATTTCCACACCGGAAAACTTGGAGAACTTGGCGCGTTATCAGCAGATTCAGAGAGAATTAGCGATTCCGACCAAACGTAGTGTCGAACTCGACGCACTCGCGCAAGAAGGTAAAGCAGTTGTACTGATTAATTGCAACCTCCATTCCACAGAGATCGCCTCCTCGCAGATGTCAATGGAGCTTGCACATCAATTCGCAACAGCCGAGACCCCGCGAATCAAAGAGATCCTTGAAAATGTGATAATTCTGCTCATCCCTTCCGCAAATCCCGACGGGTTAAACATCGTAGTGGATTGGTATAACCGCACCGTCGGCACGCCACACGAAGGGTCGGAAATCCCGTGGTTATATCATAAATATACAGGACACGATAACAACCGCGACTGGTTTATGTTGACACAGATAGAAACACAGCTGCTGACACGAGTGCTTTATGAAGAATGGTTTCCTGAAGTCGTTTACGATGTGCATGAGATGAGTTATCGCGGTCCTCGATTTGTGATACCACCCTATTTTGAGCCGGTTAATCCAAATATCCCGCCGCTTCTACAGCGGACGCTTTCGCTCATTGGTGCACAACTCGCCTTTGACTTGACGAGCGACGGGTTCACAGGCGTACTTTCAAGCGCCGTCTATGATACATGGTGGCACGGCGGATTTCGGACAGTACCGTATCGCCATAACATGGTAGGCATCTTGACGGAAGCGGCGCGAGTGGAAATCGCAACACCGATTTTCCAACCCCATCACACCTTAAAAGGCTACCGGCGAGGACTTGATCAATATGCACTTCGCACGAATTTCCCAGAACCGTGGCCCGGTGGCTGGTGGCGATTGCGCAATATTGTCGACTACGAGAAGGCGGCGGCATTCTCAATCCTCAATTTCGTCGCCGAGCATCGGGTAACGCTGAAAACAAACTTTTATAAGATGGGACTCAATGCAATCGCAAAAGGGCAGGATGAACCCCCGCGGGCGTTCCTCATCCCGACTGAACAACGCGACATTCACACAGCACTCAAGATGTTGGATATTCTGAAACGCGGCGGCGTACAGATTCATCAGGCAAACGCCCCGTTTACCGCTGACGGTGTAGAATATCCCGCGGATACATACGTTGTGTTGATGTCTCAACCGTTTCGGGCACATGCGAAGGATCTGCTTGAGGTGCAACGCTATCCAGAACGCCGTCCATCCCCCGAATCACCGCCCGAACGACCTTATGATATTGCAGGTTGGACGCTACCATTACAGATGGGGGTGCGGACGATCGCGGTTGTGCATCCGTTCGAGGCGGATTTAGCACAGCTGCCGATGCTTCCAACGATGGAAGGCACGTTGGATGGTACACCTGAACCGACAAGTTACCTATTTGAAAATCGAACGAACGCTGAGGCACTTTTCCTCAACCATCTGTTCAACGCGAGATTCGGCGACGACAGTCCTAAATATAAACTTTATTCGGCGCGACGGGATGTAGAACTTGCTGGCAAAACGCTGCCTCGCGGGGCTATCCTGATCAAGACAGTGGAACCGCCACTACAGCAAATTGCGGAGTTGAATGCACTCGCATCGGAATACGGCATCCACATCCACGCCGATGCATCTATTGACGAAGAAAATCTCGGTCGTATATTTTCCAGAGTGGACGCGCCGCGCCTTGGTCTCTACAAACCGTGGACAGCGAACATGGACGAAGGGTGGACGCGCTGGGTTTTGGATACACACGGGTTCAACTACAATAGTCTCACGAATGCAGAAATCCGAGCGGGTAATTTGGCAAGGCGGTACGATGCTATCATTTTGCCGGATCTGGGTGCTTCGGGTATTCTCAATGGACATTCAGCTGGAAAATTACCACCGGAATATACCGGTGGCATCGGGACTGAAGGGTTGGCGAATTTGCGGACGTTCGTGGCCGACGGCGGGACGCTTATTTGTTTGAATCGTGCGACGGAACTGCCTTTGAAATACTTTGGACTTGGTGAAAAGGGTATCGTTAATGTCGTAGAGAAAAATAATCAGCCGAACGAAGACGCGTTTTTCTGCCCGGGTTCATTACTGCGCGTTCGGATAGACACAAGGCATCCGATTGGATACGGATTAGACAGCGAGATGGCAATCTTTTTTAAATCGGGACCTGTTTTTGACGGTGTTCGCGGCGATTCAGAAGCCGTGGCGACGTACCCCGAATTCAATCCATTGATGAGTGGGTGGCTTGAAGGTGAAAAACGGATTCGTCAGAAGGTAGCACTTTTGGAAACACTATTGGGCAACGGACGCGTGATCCTGTTCGGTTTTAAACCGCAGCATCGCGGTCAGTCTTATGGCACTTTTAAGTTGCTCTTCAATGCGATCTATTATAGCGCGATATCAGAAGATATGTAG
- a CDS encoding HEAT repeat domain-containing protein has protein sequence MKKTLMILLLIGVVSIGCQEQVITQLEVGRSKLLDAGLTLEAVGHLERAEQEEQNKVEPRALLVIAYSNALSSGAARVHKVDARYKTERDRRIGELGEYEMKKILQILDERHRIQKDAIQILVDKGAPAVPFILEDLIKNRYRHVHGDFIHILQEIGSPGINDILAAAGDSNTPSAVKIQLVRIVGDIGDASASAGLKTLQNSTTNEGLKMEINTALYLLGDEGSEQKIIEGLTDSNVDVRRAAAKSMIFLKEHPTTKMIDALEDSDNAVRTDIAIALREYPDAGAVNNLVAILTNGSGPDTKQAAIDTLNHYAEKGLADGLAARLIQLLTDTEIIDHEDRLRIVQLLKKPTLIKQVEEADQYDNLPHKIYLFYEEKETNDMVRDELNQLLLVLEE, from the coding sequence ATGAAGAAAACTTTGATGATATTACTGCTTATAGGGGTTGTGAGCATCGGTTGTCAGGAACAGGTCATCACCCAGCTTGAAGTCGGCAGGAGTAAGTTATTAGACGCAGGGCTCACGCTGGAAGCCGTTGGGCACCTTGAACGTGCGGAACAGGAGGAGCAAAACAAGGTTGAACCGCGTGCACTCTTGGTTATTGCCTACAGTAACGCGCTTTCATCCGGTGCTGCGAGGGTCCACAAAGTGGATGCCAGGTACAAAACTGAGCGGGACCGACGCATTGGTGAATTGGGTGAATATGAGATGAAGAAGATCCTGCAAATCCTTGATGAACGCCATAGGATACAGAAGGATGCTATACAAATCCTTGTTGATAAGGGCGCACCCGCCGTACCTTTCATTTTGGAAGACCTTATTAAAAACCGGTATCGCCATGTCCACGGCGACTTCATTCATATCTTGCAGGAAATCGGCAGTCCAGGTATTAACGACATCCTGGCGGCAGCTGGTGATAGCAACACACCATCTGCTGTGAAGATTCAACTCGTCCGTATCGTAGGAGATATAGGGGACGCATCCGCCAGCGCGGGATTAAAAACACTCCAAAATTCAACTACGAATGAAGGGTTGAAGATGGAAATTAACACCGCACTCTATCTGCTTGGCGATGAAGGCTCCGAACAAAAAATCATCGAGGGATTGACTGATAGTAACGTGGATGTCCGACGGGCCGCCGCCAAATCTATGATATTCCTCAAAGAACACCCCACGACTAAGATGATTGATGCACTTGAAGATTCTGATAATGCCGTACGTACAGATATTGCTATAGCATTGCGGGAATATCCTGACGCAGGTGCCGTTAACAATCTCGTCGCAATTCTGACCAATGGCTCAGGTCCCGATACTAAACAAGCCGCTATTGACACCTTGAACCACTATGCAGAAAAAGGACTTGCTGATGGCTTGGCTGCACGTTTGATCCAATTATTAACGGATACCGAAATCATCGACCACGAAGATAGGCTTCGCATCGTGCAACTGCTTAAGAAACCTACCCTAATTAAGCAGGTTGAAGAGGCGGACCAGTACGACAATCTACCGCATAAGATTTATCTGTTCTACGAGGAGAAGGAAACCAACGATATGGTGAGGGACGAACTCAATCAACTGCTCCTTGTCCTTGAAGAATAG
- a CDS encoding GH32 C-terminal domain-containing protein produces MSTTTDKTLVSWFCFDEDAPKHCSVITVQAAEKYDALAFGQDTPRKWSTASDDNTRTQNPEQLAQNPEQEIVLGQFMMMAAVYKDNSVTIYRDGEVYANYTIKEPFDFLNNPYLQLVIGSVNLNPNYATSFKGKVKDVRIYAQALTQAQIKELRPNAPSATQPFSWYDFSKDGWWVDRAGKFPEFRNMAAIKQNDEDAYIVFDRDDRHMFTLDNEAVRIARDFRQRLMHDPSRPTYHLVNSEGDNERNYSTDPNFMIYWKGQYHFGYMCKGDEHAFGHFTSTDLVHWRRRGDCALGSGGCGTGGTIITKDGKKVIFVGIFGGRPTYVEASDEHLEDWSKPIEIEVPQEARDADYWVFWDPTAWVEGDYYYIFSGDHPMEDTRPGLGAWYKRTTLMRSKDFKKWEFLGEFMTKELPGLEQHDHSCTDFFKLGNKHMMLLISHSWGARYYLGEWKDNKFTPEFHTKMSWTNNYRGIPIYWAPKTFLTPDGRRVVITNIQVNLGNTLWSCIFSLPWELSLPDDGIVRIKPVRELECLRYNETVEKDITVKNGEDYRLKKISGDTVELNVTIKPTEAKDYGVKVFCDKANQNGMEIFYSADEKTISIGDGNEAAKLYGSSQPYGIAPFELKTEEDLNLRIFIDRALVEVFINERQAVVQSQLHKPKDVGICLYSIGGDIKADVTGWKMAAANQW; encoded by the coding sequence ATGTCCACGACGACGGACAAGACCCTCGTCAGCTGGTTCTGCTTTGATGAGGACGCTCCAAAGCACTGCAGCGTGATTACTGTACAGGCGGCTGAGAAGTATGACGCACTCGCTTTTGGGCAGGATACTCCAAGGAAGTGGTCCACCGCCAGTGATGATAACACTCGCACGCAAAACCCAGAACAACTCGCGCAAAATCCAGAACAGGAAATTGTACTCGGGCAATTCATGATGATGGCAGCTGTTTACAAGGACAACTCGGTCACCATTTACCGCGATGGGGAAGTGTACGCCAACTATACCATCAAAGAGCCATTCGATTTTCTGAACAACCCCTATCTACAACTCGTAATTGGCTCAGTCAATCTAAATCCGAACTACGCCACATCATTCAAAGGAAAAGTCAAGGACGTACGGATTTATGCTCAGGCTTTGACGCAAGCGCAGATTAAGGAACTGAGACCGAACGCACCCTCCGCAACTCAACCGTTCAGCTGGTATGATTTCTCGAAAGACGGTTGGTGGGTAGATCGTGCTGGAAAATTTCCTGAGTTTAGAAACATGGCAGCGATAAAACAGAACGATGAAGACGCGTACATTGTTTTCGATCGAGACGACAGACACATGTTTACCCTCGACAACGAAGCTGTCCGGATCGCTCGTGATTTTCGCCAACGACTGATGCATGACCCGAGTCGCCCGACATACCACTTGGTTAATTCCGAAGGCGATAACGAAAGGAACTATTCGACCGATCCGAATTTCATGATCTACTGGAAAGGTCAGTATCATTTCGGCTATATGTGCAAAGGCGATGAGCACGCTTTTGGTCACTTCACGAGTACCGATCTTGTTCACTGGCGGCGGCGCGGCGACTGTGCTTTGGGCAGCGGCGGTTGTGGTACAGGTGGTACGATTATCACTAAAGACGGCAAGAAAGTCATCTTTGTCGGCATATTTGGCGGTCGTCCGACTTATGTCGAGGCTTCGGATGAGCATCTGGAGGACTGGTCTAAACCGATTGAGATTGAGGTGCCGCAAGAGGCGCGAGATGCCGATTATTGGGTATTCTGGGATCCGACGGCTTGGGTTGAGGGAGATTACTACTACATATTTTCGGGCGATCACCCTATGGAGGATACCCGACCGGGATTGGGGGCATGGTATAAACGGACGACACTGATGCGCTCCAAAGACTTTAAGAAGTGGGAATTTCTCGGTGAATTTATGACGAAAGAGTTGCCGGGACTTGAGCAACACGATCACTCCTGCACCGATTTCTTCAAACTTGGCAACAAACATATGATGCTACTTATCAGCCATAGCTGGGGGGCGCGGTACTATCTCGGTGAATGGAAGGATAACAAGTTCACACCCGAGTTTCATACCAAGATGAGTTGGACCAACAATTATCGCGGCATACCGATCTATTGGGCACCCAAAACCTTCCTCACACCAGACGGGCGCAGAGTCGTCATTACCAATATACAGGTTAACCTTGGCAACACCTTATGGAGCTGTATATTCTCATTGCCTTGGGAGTTGAGCCTGCCTGATGACGGGATTGTACGTATTAAACCGGTTCGTGAGCTTGAGTGTCTGCGTTACAACGAAACGGTTGAGAAGGACATTACGGTCAAAAACGGCGAGGACTACAGGCTGAAGAAAATCTCAGGCGATACGGTTGAACTGAATGTCACAATCAAGCCTACCGAAGCGAAAGACTATGGTGTAAAAGTGTTCTGCGACAAAGCCAATCAGAACGGGATGGAGATCTTCTACTCAGCCGACGAGAAGACGATTTCGATAGGTGATGGCAATGAAGCGGCAAAACTGTACGGTAGTTCCCAACCTTATGGCATTGCGCCGTTCGAGTTGAAAACCGAGGAAGATTTGAATTTACGGATATTCATCGACAGAGCACTCGTGGAGGTTTTTATCAATGAACGTCAGGCAGTCGTACAGAGCCAACTGCATAAGCCGAAAGATGTTGGCATCTGCCTTTACAGCATCGGCGGGGACATCAAGGCGGATGTAACGGGTTGGAAGATGGCGGCAGCGAACCAATGGTAA
- a CDS encoding ABC transporter permease, protein MLITLIQKEMMHHLLSARFIALLLMCVLLIPLNFHINYHRYLQRQVDYQETVKDENNKDPAEQPWLRKQRIDPNLEVSKLILKPTPLSVFGMGLEAALPSYLGMTRNGIQRGEAALSTAPIAFLLGHLDFVFVVSAVFSLLALLFTFDAVTGEREAGTLRITLANALPRDIFLWSKLIGGYLVFIVPFLVSLIIGLLVLVWQGFPLAEPDIFPRVLYLMGISLLYIAVFFAIGAVISIYFDSSKTALIVAFTVWVFAVLILPRVGFLAAQTLAPTSTAESVYREKTAGRAELHATLETERNKIMGKMVQESKQGEATTGFFRLDEAFVAKMNAKMLPLEETARLKYRDLATELDRRYEQERKWQDKIGINFSRITPTASFIFLATDATQTGQVKRNTYFQTGTRYYEVLDAEMFSKMSDAALIETAEIPSPPAPPPLTALTLGEMLQHAALDLLLLCFFTGGFTSIAFLKFFRSDI, encoded by the coding sequence ATGTTAATTACTCTAATTCAGAAAGAGATGATGCATCATCTGCTGAGTGCTCGGTTTATAGCATTGCTTCTGATGTGTGTATTGCTCATCCCACTCAACTTCCATATCAATTACCATCGTTATCTCCAACGCCAAGTTGACTATCAAGAAACCGTCAAAGACGAAAACAATAAGGACCCAGCGGAGCAGCCCTGGCTACGGAAACAGCGAATAGATCCGAATCTTGAAGTTTCCAAATTGATTCTGAAGCCGACACCTTTAAGCGTGTTTGGGATGGGCTTAGAAGCTGCGCTACCGAGTTATCTCGGTATGACGCGCAACGGCATACAGCGCGGGGAAGCGGCGCTGTCTACCGCGCCAATCGCCTTTCTTTTAGGGCATCTTGATTTTGTGTTCGTTGTGAGTGCCGTCTTTAGTCTGCTCGCGCTCTTGTTTACCTTTGATGCCGTTACGGGAGAAAGAGAAGCAGGCACACTTCGGATAACCCTCGCCAACGCCCTTCCGCGCGATATCTTTTTGTGGAGCAAACTCATCGGTGGATATCTTGTGTTCATCGTTCCGTTCTTAGTTTCATTAATCATCGGCTTACTCGTGTTGGTCTGGCAAGGGTTTCCATTGGCTGAACCGGACATCTTTCCGCGTGTGCTCTACCTCATGGGCATCTCGCTGCTCTATATTGCGGTCTTTTTTGCAATCGGTGCTGTGATCTCGATTTATTTTGACAGTTCCAAGACTGCACTCATTGTCGCCTTTACCGTTTGGGTGTTCGCTGTTCTGATCTTACCACGAGTTGGGTTTCTTGCAGCACAAACCCTCGCACCGACTTCAACAGCGGAGAGCGTCTATAGGGAAAAGACAGCGGGGCGAGCAGAATTGCATGCCACTCTCGAAACGGAAAGAAACAAAATCATGGGTAAAATGGTACAGGAATCTAAGCAGGGAGAGGCAACGACCGGCTTCTTTAGATTAGATGAAGCGTTTGTCGCCAAAATGAATGCGAAGATGCTCCCGCTTGAAGAGACGGCGCGGTTAAAATACCGAGACCTCGCAACAGAACTCGACAGGCGTTATGAACAAGAAAGAAAATGGCAGGATAAAATCGGCATAAACTTTTCCCGGATCACGCCGACAGCCTCCTTCATTTTTCTGGCAACGGATGCCACACAAACCGGTCAGGTCAAAAGAAATACGTATTTTCAAACGGGCACTCGCTATTATGAGGTGCTGGATGCAGAAATGTTCAGCAAAATGTCAGACGCTGCTCTCATCGAAACAGCAGAAATCCCGTCCCCGCCGGCTCCGCCGCCGCTGACGGCATTGACTTTGGGAGAGATGCTCCAGCACGCTGCTCTGGATTTACTATTGCTCTGCTTTTTCACAGGTGGGTTCACAAGTATAGCGTTCCTAAAATTCTTCAGGTCGGATATTTGA